The Sporosarcina sp. Te-1 DNA window GGCTGCAGATCGTCCATGCCTTCCCCAAGGCCAACAAACTTTACAGGAATATTCAACTTATTGCGGATGGCCAAGACGATACCGCCTTTCGCGGTTCCATCAAGCTTCGTCAAAACAATCCCTGTCACATCGGTCGCTTCCTTGAAGGTCTGCGCCTGAACCAAGGCATTTTGACCGGTCGTCGCATCCAGTGCCAGAAGGACTTCATGAGGCGCCCCTTCGATTTCCCTGCCAATGACACGATGCACTTTTTCCAGCTCATTCATCAGATTCACTTTATTTTGCAAGCGCCCTGCTGTGTCACAAATCAGTACATCCACATTCCGGCTTTTCGCTGCACGAATTGCATCGTACATGACCGCAGCTGGATCGGAACCTTCGGACTGCCTGATCACTTCTACACCGACACGCTCTCCCCAGACGACAAGCTGATCGATCGCCCCTGCACGGAATGTATCACCGGCTGCTAACATGACCGATTTTCCTTCCGCTTTAAACCGTGCAGCCAATTTTCCGATAGTCGTTGTCTTACCCACTCCATTCACGCCGACCATCAAAATGACGTTCAACCGGCCATCTTGGATATTGAGTTCATTGATTTGCTCTTCACCGGCATTGTAGATGTCTACTAGCTTTTCCGAAATGATCGATTGGATGCCCGCTGTATCCTTAATGTTTTTCCGTTTCACTTCAAATTTCAGTTCATCGATCAATTCCATGACAGTTTCGACACCGACATCCGCTTGCAAAAGAAGTTCTTCCAGCTCTTCGAAAAACTCCTCATCCACTTCCCGGAAACGAGCGACAAGATCATTTACCTTTGACGTGAATGAATTCCGGGTTTTTGATAGCCCGTCTTTGAATTTCTCTGTAACCGATTCATTGGTACCTGTTATTTTTTCCTTTAACTTCTTAAAAAAAGACAATACACTCTCTCCTCTTATTCCTTCATATTCAACTCATCGCTTCAACTGGAACCTCCGAAAGCTTTACCGAAATCAGTTTGGATACGCCCGATTCCTGCATGGTAATACCATAAAGGACATCCGCCCCCTCCATCGTCCCTTTCCGGTGAGTGATGACAATGAACTGTGTGTTTTCGGAAAACTTCTTCAAATATTTACTGTACCTTATTACATTCGCTTCGTCGAGTGCAGCTTCCACTTCATCCAAAATGACAAATGGAACAGGTCTTACTTCGATGATGGAGAACAGCAATGCAATGGCAGTCAAAGCACGCTCCCCACCTGAAAGCAAGCTTAAACTCTGCAATTTC harbors:
- the ftsY gene encoding signal recognition particle-docking protein FtsY; amino-acid sequence: MSFFKKLKEKITGTNESVTEKFKDGLSKTRNSFTSKVNDLVARFREVDEEFFEELEELLLQADVGVETVMELIDELKFEVKRKNIKDTAGIQSIISEKLVDIYNAGEEQINELNIQDGRLNVILMVGVNGVGKTTTIGKLAARFKAEGKSVMLAAGDTFRAGAIDQLVVWGERVGVEVIRQSEGSDPAAVMYDAIRAAKSRNVDVLICDTAGRLQNKVNLMNELEKVHRVIGREIEGAPHEVLLALDATTGQNALVQAQTFKEATDVTGIVLTKLDGTAKGGIVLAIRNKLNIPVKFVGLGEGMDDLQPFDPEKYVYGLFAEGLEREEE